The sequence tctgttgttccatgtccagttctaactgttgcttcctgacctgcatataggtttctcaagaggtgggtcaggtggtctggtattcccatctctttcagaatttctcgcagtttattgtgatccacacagtctaaggctttggcatagtcaataaagcagaaatagatgtttttctggaactcttgctttttcgatgatccagcggatgttggcaatttgatctctggttcctctgccttttctaaaatcagcttgaacatctggaagttcacagttcacatattgctgaagcctggcttggagaattttgagcattactttactagcatgtgggatgagtgcaattgtgcagtagtttgagcattctttgggattgtctttctttgggattggaatgaaaactgaccttttccagtccctggccactgctgagttttccaaacttgctgacatattgagtgcagcactttcacagcattatctttcaggatatgaaatagctcagctggaattccatcacctccactacctttgttcttagtgatgctttctaaggcccacctgacttcacattccaggatgtctggctctaggtgagtgtgaatgatcacaccattgtgattgtctgggttgtgaagatcttttttgtacagttcttctgtattgaagcctagcttggagcaTTTCGAACATTACtttttagcatgtgaaatgagtgcaattgtgtggtagtttgagtattctttggcattgcctttctttgggattggaatgaaaactggccttttccagtcctgtggccactgttgagttttctaaaCTTGATGGCAtattagtgcagcactttaacaccaacgtcttttaggatatgaaatagctcagctggaattccatcacctccactagctttgtttgtagtaatgctttctaaggcccacataacttcgcattccaggatgtctggctctaggtgaacgatcacaccatcgtggttatctgggtcataaagatcttttttgtctagttcttctgtgtattttggctacctcttcctaatatcttctgcttctggtggtccacacaatttctgtcttttattgggCCCATGgatgcatgaaatattctcttggtatctctaattttcttgaagagatctccagtctttcccattctattgttttcctctatttctttgcattgatcactgaggaaggctttcttatctctccttgctattctttggaactctgtattcagttgggtatatctttcctttcctcctttgcctttagcttctcttcttttctcagttatttgtaaggtctcctcaggcaACCAATTtgtccttttgcatttctttttcttggggatggtcttgagtACTGCCTCCTgtcagtgtcatgaacctccattcatagttcttcaggcactctgtctatcagatctaatcccttgaatctatttgtcacttctactgtataatcataagggatttgattcagatcatacctgagtggtctaatggtttttcctactttcttcaaaataagtctgaatttttcaataagaagTTCacgatctgtgccacagtcagctcctggttttgcttttgctgactatatagaacttctccatcttcagttgcaaagaatataaacaatctgatACAAATATTGACCTTCttgtgatgtccttgtgtagagccttctcttgtgttgttgaaaaagggtgtttgctatgactggtgtgttctctgttagtctttgccctgcttcattttgtactcgaagggcaaacttgcctgttactccaggtatctcttgacttcctatttttgcattttagtcccctataatgaaaaggacatctttttctggtgttagtttagaaggtgttgtaggtctttatagaatggttcaacttcagcttctttggtaaTAATTGTTACCAAGTAAAATAATTGTTACcaagtaaaagaatctgcctgccaatgcaagagactcagacaggagatatgggttcgatcccttgtttgGGAGATCCGCAGGAGGAGGATATGGAACAGCTCTGATATTCTTGCCGGGAAAGCCCCATGaatagaggatcctggtgggctacagtccatgggcttgcaaagagttggacacaaaatagtgcctgaacacacacacacactactactGTTCATTTCCTTGttcacatttcttttcttcaaggcttcccttttggctctgtgtaaagaatttgcctgcaatgcgggagaccttggtttgatccctgggttgggaagattccctggagaagggaaaggctacccattccagaattctggcatagagaattccatgaactgcatagtccagggggttgcaaagagttggacacgactgagtgacttccactttcacacaTTTCTTTGAGGGTCTAGAAACAATagagcaagaattttttttttttagttatggcttaaaaacttattttaaaatttttcatggttGTTGTAGGTTTAGGTGATTCTCATagcatttctcattttttaaaataaaggttttaCTCTATTTATAGTTTGTTATCTATAAATATGAGTTTGTTAATTGTTTGCTATATTTACTAGCTTGTTTTCACATAGACTTGATAGCCACAATATTTATCTTGCTCAGTCTGACTTATTTCTCCAAGTGTAATGCCCTACAAGTCCATCCAATGTCATtgccatatataaatatacacatatatacacatacacacacatgcacagacacacacacacacacacacacacacacacaccacatgttctttatccattcatctgttgtaaTTTgacttaataataaaatataaattgacCTTGTTATTTATATAAACAATATAGAGTGAAATAATATAACTATCTCAATCAAATCAGAAAAGTATTTAACAAAATTCCATATCATTCATAataatagtaaagaaaaaaggataagAAGGAAACTCTTTCAAATTGATGCTGAAGAGCTGAAATAGTACTTAATGATATTTTTCTCAGTGTAAGACAAAAGATAAAGATGTCCCCTCTTACTCAGCATTTCCAGTTAACATTGCACTGGATTTCCTAAGCAATGCAGTATAAAAAAACATAGTTTGGGAAGAATGAAGGAGCAAAATTGgctttatttaaagaaaaccatATCAAGTATGTGGAATGTCttacaaattcaatttttaaaactgcacCAACTAATATGTCAATATCTCAGAATATAAGATCAACagataaaaatcaatatttttatatattagaaataaGCCATTGGAAAATGAACtggaaaaatgttgaaaatagtattaaaatatgtaggaatactttttaaaaatgtgtgaaagatCTACACATGGGAATGAGAAGTATTGCtgagataaattaagaaaatgtaaaaaatgtaaatatgtgcTATTTGCAGATGTTTGAATGGGTAATATTATCGAGAcgttggtggtggtagtttagccactaagtcatgtctgatatttgcaatcccctggactgtagccttccaggttcctgtgtccatgggattctccaggcaagaatactagagtgggttgccatttccttctccaggggatcttcccaatccagagatagaGCCCATGTGTCTcgcattagcaggcagatccaccagggaagcctttcagGACATTAATTCTCATTGAATTGATTTGTAGATTCAATGTCATCCTAATTAAAATCCCGCCAGTCTTTTCTGGAGAAATTGACAAAttgtttctaaaatgtatatgaaaatgaaagtgatgtAAAGAGTAAGGGCAATTTTAAGAAGGAACACCTTTGGAGCACTCACATTATCTCACTTCACTACATAAAATGTGATAAAGTAATCAAGACACTGTGCTTTCTGTGTACGTATACATAGACCGGtgtcatggaaaagaatagaggGCCCAGAAACAGACCTACACATGAACAAACATTGCATTTTGACTAAGGACCCAAAGTAATTCAATGGGAGAAATGATAGTCTTTTCAGCAAATGCTGCTGGAATGTTCCAACTTGATTTCTACTtggaaaacaacaataacaacaacttcTAGTAATTATCCAATACCACAAACAAACCTTAAGCTATAGACTTACACataaaatcaaaaattaaaaattattagaaattgttggaaaaaatatttataagctTAAGACAGGTTGGTATTTCTTAATTAGGACAAAACGAGTATGCCTCAATGAACTTAATAATGATGttatatttcatcaaaatttaaaatcacttctctttaaaaaattaaaatggaaaaaataagaatgCAAGCAAGACACAGATTGTGAGAAATTTTCATGATGCATGTTTCTGCAAGGTACTGTTTTCTAGATTATATAATGCTATCACTTTACTATAAAATAAGTAACTcagttacaaaaataaaagaatgaataattttttaaaagagccatTTAAATGGCAAATCAAagcaatacaaattaaaattatattgagATGCCACTGCACAGCTAGAAGAATGGCTGACATTTAAAAAGATGACACCAAATGTTGGCATGGATGTGGAGGAAGAAAGAACTGGAATTCTTACTGCTGGAAGGAAAGTAAAATAGGGTATGCACTGTTCAAACCATGATATTCTGCCAGAAATTTAAGCATACCCATACTCTACAATCTTGTGGTCTACTTCTAACATTTACCAAGGAAAATTTACAACACATATTCACAAAAATTCTTGACTTGCTTGTTCAtaacagttttattcataatagatAAAAACTTATATTTAACTTAGATggctattatatattattattcttgcctggagaattccacagcagaggagcctggtggcctacagtccatggggttgcaaagacttggacatgactgaatgactaacacacatactttCTAAACCAACTTTGAGCTCCTGAAAGCAGTGGTGCCAGTCGTTTAGtggctcagttttgtccaactcttgtaaccccaaggactgcagcccgccaggctcctctgtccatggatttcccaggcaagaatactggggtgggttgccatttccttctccaggcagtcttcctgacacagggattggacctacatctcctgcattgcaagcagtttctttctttttttttttcccccatttatttttattagttggaggctaattactttacaatattgtagtggattttgccatacattgacatgagtcagccatggatttacatgtatgccccatctcgatccccgcccacctccctccccaccccatccctctgggtcttcccagtgcaccagccctgagcacttgtctcatgcatccaacctgggctggtgatctgtttcacccttgaaaatgtacatgttttgatgctgttctctcaaaacctcccacccttgccttctcccacagagtccaaaattctgttctgtacatctctgtctctttttctgttttgcatatagggttttcattaccatatttctttctttttttttaaatttatttttattagttggaggctaattactttacaatattgtagtggtttttgccatacattgacatgaatcagccatggatttacatgtattccccatcccaatcccccctcccacctccctctctacccgatccctctgggtcttcccagtgcatcaggcccgagcacttgtctcatgcatccaacctggactggtgatctgtttcaccatagataatatacatgtttcgatgctgttctctcgaaacatcccaccctcgccttctcccacaaagtccaaaagtgtGTTCTGTACAtcggtgtctctttttctgttttgcatatagtgttatcattaccatctttctaaattccatatatgtgttagtatactgtaatggtctttatctttctggcttacttcattctgtataatgggctccagtttcatccatctcattagaactgattcaaatgaattctttttaatggctgagtaatattccatggtgtatatgtaccacagcttccaacaaaaaggataaaatacttaggagtatatctacctaaagaaacaaaagacctatacatagaaaactataaaacactggtgaaagaaatcaaagaagacacaaacagatggagaaacataccgtgttcatggattggaagaatcaatattgtcaaaatggctatactacccaaagcaatctatagattcaatgcaatccctattaagctaccaatggtatttttcggaactagaacaaataatttcacaatttgtatttgaatagccaaagtaatcttgagaaagaagaatggaactggaggaatcaacctgcctgacttcagactatactacaaagccacagtcatcaagacagtatggtactggcacaaagacagaaatatagatcaatggaacagaatagaaagcccagagataaacccacgaacctatggacaccttatcttcaacaaaggaggcaaggatatacaatggaaaaaagacaacctatttaacaagtggtgctgggaaaactggtcaaccacttgtaagagAATgagactagaacactttctaacaccatacacaaaaataaactcaaaatggattaaagatctaaatgtaagaccagaaactataaaactcctcgaggagaacataggcaaaacattctccaacataaatcacagcaagatcctctatgacccacctccaagaatattggaaataccatctttctaaattccatatatatgcattagtatactgtattggtctttatctttctaaggaagctgtggtacatatacaccatggaatattactcagccattaagaagaattcatttgaatcagttctaatgagatggatgaaactggagcccattatacagagtgaagtaagcaggcagtttctttaccgactgaaccaccagggaagcctgaaagcaATTCtaatgttctatttatttttgtactttaaTAGCTAATGGAATCCGCAGAACCCAAGTGTGCTTGAAAACTAAAATTAACAAGAAATAACGATCATATAGTCTATTGTATATTTGAGGATTATTACTGAATCGTATATTATGTTGCTTAAATTCTTTAACTCATTAGCATACCATGTATTTGCATAGCATTCACCATGGAACCCTGGATCCAAAAGATATGTGTCCAATGCACAGACACTTTGGGTCATACATTcgatagtcccttaaatctactgaAACTTTATGATAGCTTTTACACACATGAGCGTCAGGAAGCATTttacaggaggcttcctgtgtgctgttttggatctgtcagaaAAActttggcccttattaattcctgaggaattaagaggagaggcacgcccttcccagggctgaggaatcaggcatttcctttgttagtttccctttatggtgataagtaccctcttctctctttaatagggatcgccttgtgttttgtaaatctggaattttaatctttatctttgctgagaataactaccttgtaagacaatATATATGCCCActccatgttgattaaaacacctttgctccatcaaagCTTTGGtccccgtctctctctctctctttctggctgattccctggagtgcGGAAGCCGGCTgtataacccagggaatattagcctctttactTCTTTCACTCATTGTCGACACCgggccaccaggttccggtccattaaaggaccaacacatGAGCATTCAGGGAAAAAGCCTGTCCTTTTCTAATGCACACTGATGGAGAAGtgtagagaagaaaagagaggcgGAGAGACAGGGAGTTGAATAATGCCTGTGGTATCATTGAAAGTTGAGAGAAAAAGACAATTCCAGACTATTAGGAACTTTCCAGCATTCAGAATTGAAGTTTCAACTCCTattatctttgggcttccctggtgggtcaagctagtaaagtatctgcctgcaatgtaggagaagcAGTTTCAATCtgtgggtgggaagattcccctaaagaagggaatggcaacccactccaagagattcttgcctggagaatcccatggacagaggagcctggtaggctagagtccatagggtcacaaagagtcagacacgactctgcGCCTGACACTACTACTACTATCTTAGTCTCCAATATACTCCCTTCAGTGGAAATCAGAATAAGAACACATTACAAATTACACAACACAGCCCACCAAATAGAAACAGCTGTATCCCCAAGATAAGAAATGTATGATATATTAACAGTTGTTTGTTCAGGAACATAAATCTCTCACTTTAGAACTTGCTTAAGGAATTTTAGTATTTTTGACAAAATAGGATAAGAAGTGTGGGAAAAGGGGACAGATGAGTCAAGGagatatcttttttttatttttaatttttttttaaaggagattcCTTTTGAAGTGTGAGAGAAAGAGGAACTCTAGATGAGACTGAAGCTTTATTAAAGGGAACACAAAAATGTTTACACAGTTTGAGATTAAAATTCATCAATATGAACTTCGTCCACTCATTGATTCAATAATTGATTGAATAATCCATTCAAATACCATCCAATTTTAGGAAAGAAGAGATCCAGTTGTTCTAGTTACCATCCTTTCTTCAGTAACCTCTGGATTCCTTGTTTGATCCCCTGGGTTCGCACCCCATAGACAATGGGGTTGAGGGCTGCAGGGATGGCATGGTGGAGGATATTGAGCAAGACGGGCACGTCAgaggacattttcttttctaccaCAAGTGTGAAGACAAAAACCAGAAGGACAGTGCTGAAGAAGAGGATCAGGATGAAGTGGGAGCCACATGTGCTTAGGGCCTTGGCCACAGCTCCCTGTGCCTTGAGTCTCAGCACAGCCCTCAGTATGAAGGTGTAGgagaggaagatgaggaagaggTCAGATCCCAGCAGAGTCCAGCCTCCAGCAAATTGGTAGAGACGATTGATGGTAATATCACTACAGGAGAGGCTGGAGACTGACATATTGGCACAGATGCAGTTCTCAATGACGTTTCTCCCACAATAATGCAGACGTCCTGAGAGAATGGGGATGGGCAGTGTCAAAAAGACACTTCTGGCCAAAATGAAAATGGCTGCCTTGGCTATAAATTGGTTAGTGACGATGGATGGGTACCTCAATGGatggcagatggccacatagcggtcataggccatgaccaTGAACGTGCAGGACTCCATGGCAAAGAAACTATTCATGATGAACATCTGCAGGAAGCAGGCAAAGAAGCTGATGGACCTGAGGTCAAACCAAAAGATGGCCAGCACCTTGGGGATGACAGTGAGACAGACCACTGTGTTCAGTGAGGAGAGCAGGCTGAGCAGGTAGTACATGGGCTCATGCAGAGACGACTCCAGCCAGATGGTGATCAGGAGGGTGGTGTTGGCCGCAAGGGCCAGGAGCAAGAGGAAGCTAAGGGGCAGGGACAGCCAGTGCTGCCAGCTGGGGGACCTGACAAAACAGTTCAGAAGGAAGTCTGAAAGCTCAGTGGAGATGCTGCCGTTTTGGTGTGCTGTCATATTTTGTCATATAGTTCCACAGCTTCCTTGTGGTGATCTGTAATTTGAGGATAAAATTAGTTACTAATTCGAGATATATAGCGACAGAGGAAACTGCTTTACTTAAGGGACTTGTGGATCCTGGCAATTTATCCAAGCCTAGTGAATTTGCATGTGCATCTTTTGTGCCCTGCTGGGAATAGTCACATTACTTTAAACAACACAGAAGAGTGAGATGATATGATTTCTTTGTAAATGTTTGATTTGTtcaaagcttatttttaaattttttggggGATATAGTTGTTTCACAGTATTGTGAagaaatattgtgttagtttctactgtacaacaaagttAATCATCCCTATGTAAACATATATACCATCGCTTTTGAGCCCTCCTTTGACTCTACTCCCACCCACCCCATACCACTCCTCCAAATCATTACAGAGCACTGTGCTGAGATCCCTGTGTGATAttgcaggttcccactagctatctatttcacacatggtagtgta comes from Cervus elaphus chromosome 1, mCerEla1.1, whole genome shotgun sequence and encodes:
- the LOC122695518 gene encoding olfactory receptor 56A3-like, coding for MTAHQNGSISTELSDFLLNCFVRSPSWQHWLSLPLSFLLLLALAANTTLLITIWLESSLHEPMYYLLSLLSSLNTVVCLTVIPKVLAIFWFDLRSISFFACFLQMFIMNSFFAMESCTFMVMAYDRYVAICHPLRYPSIVTNQFIAKAAIFILARSVFLTLPIPILSGRLHYCGRNVIENCICANMSVSSLSCSDITINRLYQFAGGWTLLGSDLFLIFLSYTFILRAVLRLKAQGAVAKALSTCGSHFILILFFSTVLLVFVFTLVVEKKMSSDVPVLLNILHHAIPAALNPIVYGVRTQGIKQGIQRLLKKGW